One region of Limnospira fusiformis SAG 85.79 genomic DNA includes:
- a CDS encoding WXG100 family type VII secretion target → MSRDLDIDEQELAKFIAALSDFQDLTTDKFKAVEGTWRKCDDSWKGESKDKFTKDFDQTKDMVQRALEAGDDALEWLRKFDDILKEFEQNY, encoded by the coding sequence ATGTCAAGAGATTTGGATATTGACGAACAAGAGTTAGCCAAATTTATTGCGGCTTTGTCTGATTTCCAAGATTTAACAACTGATAAATTTAAGGCAGTTGAAGGAACTTGGAGAAAATGTGATGATTCTTGGAAAGGAGAAAGTAAAGACAAATTTACTAAAGATTTCGACCAAACCAAAGACATGGTACAAAGAGCCTTAGAAGCGGGTGACGATGCCTTGGAATGGCTCAGAAAGTTTGATGATATCTTGAAAGAGTTTGAACAAAATTATTAA